A single window of Leishmania infantum JPCM5 genome chromosome 35 DNA harbors:
- a CDS encoding putative tubulin tyrosine ligase, with amino-acid sequence MSASANAFPALSGGFKLPSVTAAPKNAVARMPSRVVHQARSLPSVTRDLVAPTPSSTPSLYPQSLWWDAQQGKEDTDKITRRRTYRVSDYPPIIVGKYVTDPTGKDFSNPHYVPAGTAARSRSSSRAAARSGASVTALSRVSSSATTCSTCTTTSSTVRGPEEDEENLALRVTAKRKLFTVVMPVYPSSAASFFFPTAYVQSSRDAADWRGPPKKINEDLHPNDRANFSLSYVSVRENNLNRMGLYKIGPGAVAFSAVIKAFEAGGLRYTDSNKDFNILWAKRATVYTLSSLNAYQKVNHFPGTWGVGRKDRLAYNIRRMQRHFGDDAFDIVPKSFLIPQDEAELRRDAEIDPGTPQKPLIYILKPGASSCGRGIHLFKGVPPMPRGAGREKEMVCQRYIGNPLLIYGRKFDLRLYCVVTSFDPLRIYLFDEGLVRFAAKKYSGPDQDLDNIHVHLTNYSVNKTAELSKESNGKDYESDDPLDIKWCLSDFKRHLASHHPLGLAAWDRIQAECEDVVIKTFLSIEHNVMEEVTRNCADRSGRNCFELFGLDLMADDNLKVRLLEVNIMPSLATGSSLDKAVKSRMLSHMLTLVRVIPYRRDSQLDPNNTDGIYVPRGIQRQAGERTYKFGNHPFPSARIVERPLLTAFNDPGNEDSYLSMAESLMLREYEEELQCAGGFRCIYPVGRTVDRYLPYFLHGVRRSNYLLASAAVMKSKQPPNEKLFD; translated from the coding sequence ATGAGCGCGTCAGCGAACGCGTTTCCGGCGCTGTCGGGAGGCTTCAAGTTGCCTTCTGTGACAGCTGCGCCGAAAAATGCTGTGGCTCGCATGCCGTCCCGCGTCGTGCATCAGGCACGCTCTTTGCCTTCCGTCACGCGCGACTTGGttgcgccgacgccgtcatCGACGCCATCGCTGTACCCACAGAGTCTGTGGTGGGACGCGCAGCAGGGCAAAGAGGACACGGACAAAATtacgcgcaggcgcacgtaCCGGGTAAGCGACTATCCTCCCATTATCGTGGGCAAGTATGTGACGGACCCGACAGGAAAGGACTTTTCCAACCCACACTACGTGCCCGCagggacggcggcgcgctctcgctcgtcgtcgcgcgccgcagccagGAGCGGCGCAAGTGTGACCGCTCTCAGCCGGGTTTCGAGCTCCGCGACGACGTGCTCCACCTGCACTACGACCTCCTCGACCGTTCGCGGccccgaggaggacgaggaaaACCTCGCGCTACGCGTCACTGCAAAGCGGAAGCTATTTACGGTGGTGATGCCCGTCTACCCGTCCTCCGCTGCGAGCTTCTTCTTCCCGACAGCATACGTGCAGTCATCCCGCGATGCGGCGGATTGGCGAGGACCACCTAAGAAAATCAACGAAGATCTGCACCCCAACGACCGCGCTAATTTCTCGCTCTCCTACGTTTCCGTTCGCGAGAACAACCTTAATCGAATGGGGTTGTACAAGATAGgccccggcgccgtcgccttcagCGCGGTCATCAAGGCCTTCGAGGCGGGCGGGCTCCGGTACACGGACTCCAACAAAGACTTCAACATACTGTGGGCCAAGCGGGCCACCGTCTATACCCTATCCTCGCTGAACGCGTACCAAAAGGTGAACCACTTCCCTGGCACGTGGGGTGTGGGCCGCAAGGACCGGCTGGCCTACAACATCCGCCGCATGCAGCGGCACTTCGGCGACGATGCCTTTGACATTGTGCCCAAGTCCTTCCTCATCCCTCAAGACGaagcggagctgcgccgcgatgCGGAGATAGACCCCGGCACCCCGCAGAAGCCGCTGATCTACATTCTCAAGCCCGGCGCGTCTAGCTGTGGGCGAGGGATCCATCTCTTCAAGGGCGTTCCGCCCATGCCGCGGGGGGCGGGGCGCGAGAAGGAGATGGTGTGTCAGCGGTACATTGGCAACCCCTTGCTCATCTATGGCCGCAAGTTTGACCTGCGTCTCTACTGCGTTGTCACCTCCTTCGATCCGTTGCGGATCTACCTCTTTGATGAGGGTCTCGTGCGGTTCGCGGCTAAGAAGTACAGCGGCCCTGACCAGGACCTCGACAACATCCACGTGCATCTCACCAACTACTCCGTTAACAAAACGGCGGAGCTGAGCAAGGAAAGCAACGGCAAGGACTACGAGAGTGACGACCCACTTGACATCAAGTGGTGCCTCTCCGACTTTAAGCGGCACTTGGCGTCGCATCACCCGCTGGGGCTGGCTGCCTGGGACCGCATCCAGGCCGAGTGCGAGGATGTGGTGATAAAGACGTTCCTCAGTATCGAGCACAACgtgatggaggaggtgacTCGCAACTGCGCCGATAGAAGCGGGCGCAACTGCTTTGAACTGTTTGGGCTAGACTTGATGGCGGACGACAATCTCaaggtgcggctgctggaggtTAACATCATGCCCTCGCTGGCGACAGGCAGCTCTCTCGACAAAGCCGTGAAGTCCCGCATGCTGTCGCACATGTTGACGCTGGTGCGCGTCATTCCGTATCGCCGGGATAGTCAGCTGGACCCCAACAACACGGACGGCATCTACGTGCCGCGCGGCATTCAGCGACAGGCTGGAGAGCGCACCTACAAATTTGGCAATCACCCCTTTCCGAGCGCTCGTATTGTGGAGCGGCCTCTGCTGACCGCCTTTAACGACCCCGGCAACGAAGACTCGTACCTGTCCATGGCCGAGTCGCTCATGCTGCGCGAATatgaggaggagctgcagtgcgccggcggctTTCGGTGCATCTACCCTGTTGGCCGCACCGTTGACAGATATCTTCCCTACTTTTTGCATGGCGTCCGTCGCAGCAACTACctgctggcgtcggcggcggtgatgaagTCGAAGCAGCCGCCGAACGAGAAGCTCTTCGATTAA
- a CDS encoding putative phosphatidylcholine:ceramide cholinephosphotransferase 2 encodes MTSHVTVHDVDGDEDIETDLVPWYKQPLPLGTQVMRFILLLLLTVMFLGVAILVANARMPDPKKVRPLPDLLLEWIPKVTLVENGSNVIIFLLNATTVVVGFKVFLLERHMNGLPSVTFLVGIPKIGSFLNRIAFGVVDSGRRPFPLKNVFPIMTIRFLTSYAVVMVFRTFVIMGTSYPATDNHCQNPQVIEHPVLNVILTLVTLSSGAIHCGDLMFSGHTMILSLAFILAWDYSPFLHPWAVRVWVSALLPISYYCILASRSHYTDDILVAMYVMIATYKLIDHAETGAPWQMQLLIRWMPWPGANAIEEKWAAEEVVVVVQTPAEDSTDASAAVPEHENPIKETLPAQTATGGSSSSGTPLLRMHDSPTIEHLHSGVRETTQG; translated from the coding sequence ATGACGAGTCACGTGACAGTGCACGATGTGGACGGCGATGAAGATATTGAGACCGACCTCGTGCCGTGGTACAAGCAGCCGCTACCCTTGGGTACGCAGGTGATGCGGTTCATCcttttgctgctgctcacggtGATGTTCCTCGGCGTGGCTATTCTCGTCGCGAACGCACGTATGCCGGACCCCAAGAAGGTGCGCCCGCTGCCCGATCTGCTTCTCGAGTGGATTCCGAAGGTGACGCTTGTCGAGAATGGCAGCAACGTCATCATCTTTCTGCTGAACGCtacgacggtggtggtgggcttCAAGGTCTTTTTGCTGGAGCGACACATGAATGGACTGCCCAGCGTTACCTTCTTGGTGGGTATCCCGAAGATCGGCTCCTTTCTAAACCGCATCGCGTTTGGAGTTGTCGACTCGGGGCGGCGTCCCTTCCCGCTGAAGAATGTCTTCCCAATTATGACAATTCGCTTCCTGACGTCGTACGCCGTGGTGATGGTGTTCCGCACATTTGTAATCATGGGGACGTCGTACCCGGCAACCGACAACCACTGTCAGAATCCGCAAGTGATCGAGCACCCAGTACTCAACGTTATCCTTACCCTCGTCACACTAAGCAGTGGTGCGATCCACTGCGGCGATCTGATGTTCAGCGGGCACACGATGATCCTCAGCCTCGCCTTCATTCTAGCGTGGGACTACAGCCCTTTTCTGCACCCGTgggcggtgcgtgtgtgggtgtccGCGCTTCTGCCCATCAGCTATTACTGTATCCTTGCCTCTCGCTCCCACTACACGGATGACATCCTGGTGGCGATGTACGTGATGATCGCGACGTATAAGCTCATCGATCATGCAGAGACTGGCGCGCCGTGGCagatgcagctgctgatTCGCTGGATGCCATGGCCAGGCGCCAACGCGATCGAGGAGAAATGGGCGGCTGAAGAGGTTGTAGTTGTTGTTCAAACGCCTGCAGAAGACTCGACTGATGCGTCGGCGGCTGTGCCTGAGCACGAAAACCCCATCAAGGAGACGCTTCCTGCGCAAACGGCAACGGGCGGTTCTAGTAGTAGCGGTACACCCCTGTTGAGGATGCACGACTCACCAACCATCGAACATCTGCACTCTGGTGTGCGCGAGACGACACAAGGGTGA